One genomic window of Roseobacter ponti includes the following:
- a CDS encoding O-acetylhomoserine aminocarboxypropyltransferase/cysteine synthase family protein, translating to MQDGPDYGFDTLQIHAGARPDPATGARQTPIYNTTAYVFRDAEHAAALFNLQEVGFIYSRLTNPTVAVLQERIAMLEGGVGAVCCSSGHAAQIMALFPLMSPGKNIVASTRLYGGTVTQFSHTIKRFGWSCTFVDFDDTDAVKAAINDDTRAVFCEAIANPGGYITDLDAISEISDAAGIPLIVDNTSATPYLCRPIEHGATLVVHSTTKYLTGNGTVTGGCVVDSGKFDWSANDKFPSLSEPEPAYHGLKFHETFGPLAFTFHGIAIGLRDLGMTMNPSAAHYTLMGTETLSLRMDRHVENAEKVAGWLEKDDRVDYVTYAGLKSSPYFERVAKICPKGAGGLFTFAIKGGYDACVKFVNALEIFSHVANLGDTRSLVIHSASTTHRQLTQEQQEAAGAGPGVVRISIGTEDADDLIADMDQALAKAVS from the coding sequence ATGCAAGACGGCCCCGATTACGGTTTCGATACCCTCCAGATCCACGCCGGCGCGCGCCCGGACCCGGCAACGGGCGCCCGGCAAACCCCGATCTATAACACCACAGCCTATGTGTTCCGCGACGCAGAACATGCCGCGGCACTCTTTAACCTGCAGGAAGTGGGATTCATCTACTCGCGCCTGACCAACCCCACAGTTGCCGTGCTGCAGGAACGCATCGCCATGCTCGAAGGCGGTGTCGGAGCCGTCTGCTGCTCATCGGGGCACGCCGCACAGATCATGGCGCTCTTCCCGCTGATGAGCCCGGGCAAAAACATCGTGGCCTCCACCCGCCTCTACGGCGGCACTGTCACGCAGTTCAGCCATACCATCAAACGTTTCGGCTGGTCCTGCACCTTTGTTGATTTCGACGACACCGACGCGGTCAAAGCCGCCATCAACGATGACACCCGCGCCGTTTTCTGCGAGGCCATCGCCAACCCGGGTGGCTATATCACTGATCTCGACGCGATCTCGGAGATCTCGGACGCTGCCGGCATCCCGCTGATCGTGGATAACACTTCCGCCACACCCTATCTCTGCCGCCCGATCGAGCACGGTGCGACGCTGGTGGTGCATTCGACCACCAAATACCTCACCGGCAACGGCACCGTCACGGGCGGCTGCGTGGTGGATTCCGGTAAATTCGACTGGTCGGCCAATGACAAATTCCCCTCGCTCAGCGAACCCGAGCCTGCCTATCACGGGCTGAAGTTTCATGAGACCTTCGGACCCCTGGCCTTTACCTTCCACGGCATCGCCATCGGTCTGCGCGATCTCGGTATGACCATGAACCCGAGTGCTGCGCATTATACGCTGATGGGCACCGAAACGCTCTCGCTGCGGATGGATCGCCACGTTGAGAATGCCGAAAAGGTTGCCGGATGGCTCGAGAAAGACGACCGGGTGGACTATGTCACCTATGCCGGTCTGAAATCTTCGCCCTATTTTGAACGGGTTGCCAAAATCTGCCCCAAAGGCGCGGGCGGGCTTTTCACCTTTGCGATCAAAGGCGGCTATGACGCCTGCGTGAAATTCGTGAATGCACTGGAGATCTTCAGCCATGTGGCCAACCTCGGCGACACCCGGTCGCTGGTCATTCACTCCGCGTCCACGACGCACCGCCAGCTGACGCAGGAGCAGCAGGAGGCCGCAGGGGCCGGGCCCGGTGTGGTGCGGATTTCCATCGGCACAGAAGACGCTGATGACCTGATCGCGGATATGGATCAGGCGCTCGCCAAAGCGGTCAGCTGA
- a CDS encoding nucleoside/nucleotide kinase family protein: MTPEQTAQSVCDRVLAAPRRGRRRLVALAGAPASGKTTLAHSLGEALNEKGCAAQVVPMDGFHLHNQILLDRDTLNRKGAPHTFDAAGFVHLVSRLPDEDEVFYPLFDRARDISIASAGRVGPGCDTVVLEGNYLLLDAPVWRELSRYWDLSVRLDVPIKVLQSRLVQRWLDHGLSPERAEERAARNDLANARTVQEESLPADIVLTG; the protein is encoded by the coding sequence ATGACGCCTGAGCAAACGGCACAGTCGGTCTGTGACCGGGTGCTGGCGGCCCCGCGCCGGGGCCGTCGCCGCCTTGTGGCACTGGCCGGCGCCCCCGCCAGCGGCAAGACAACGCTGGCGCACAGCCTCGGCGAAGCACTTAACGAAAAAGGGTGCGCAGCCCAGGTGGTACCGATGGACGGCTTTCACCTGCACAATCAGATCCTTCTGGACCGCGACACTCTCAACCGCAAAGGCGCGCCGCATACATTCGACGCCGCAGGGTTCGTGCATCTTGTCTCGCGCCTGCCGGATGAGGATGAGGTCTTTTACCCGCTCTTTGACCGCGCGCGCGATATATCCATTGCCTCTGCGGGTCGCGTGGGGCCCGGCTGTGATACCGTGGTTCTTGAGGGTAATTACCTGCTGCTCGATGCGCCGGTCTGGCGCGAACTGAGCCGGTACTGGGATCTGTCTGTGCGGCTCGATGTGCCCATTAAAGTGCTGCAAAGCAGGCTGGTGCAGCGCTGGCTGGATCACGGTCTGTCACCTGAGCGCGCTGAAGAACGTGCGGCCCGGAACGATCTGGCAAATGCCCGCACTGTGCAGGAAGAATCCCTGCCCGCCGATATCGTGCTGACCGGCTGA
- a CDS encoding ATP-binding cassette domain-containing protein yields the protein MEPILKGRGLVKRYGKVTALDRCDFDLMPGEILAVIGDNGAGKSSLIKAVSGAVVPDAGTVELEGKEVRFTSPIQAREAGIETVYQTLAMSPALSIADNMFMGREIRKEGWRGKFLRQLDRQTMEKLARDKLSELGLMTIQNINQAVETLSGGQRQGVAVARAAAFGSKVIILDEPTAALGVKESRKVLELILDVKSRGIPIILISHNMPHVFEVADRIHVHRLGKRLCVIDPKDYTMSDAVAFMTGAKEPPEAQAA from the coding sequence ATGGAACCGATTTTAAAAGGCCGCGGGCTGGTCAAACGCTATGGTAAAGTCACCGCACTCGACCGCTGCGATTTTGATCTGATGCCAGGGGAGATCCTCGCCGTGATCGGCGACAACGGTGCCGGCAAAAGCTCTCTGATCAAGGCTGTCTCGGGCGCTGTTGTGCCTGATGCGGGCACCGTCGAGCTGGAGGGAAAAGAGGTCCGCTTCACCTCTCCCATTCAGGCGCGTGAGGCCGGCATCGAGACTGTCTACCAGACGCTTGCCATGTCCCCTGCCCTGTCGATTGCTGACAATATGTTCATGGGGCGCGAGATCCGCAAAGAAGGGTGGCGCGGCAAATTCCTGCGCCAGCTGGACCGCCAGACCATGGAAAAGCTCGCGCGGGACAAACTCTCTGAGCTGGGCCTGATGACCATTCAGAACATCAACCAGGCGGTCGAGACCCTGTCAGGTGGTCAGCGCCAGGGCGTTGCCGTGGCCCGTGCCGCAGCCTTTGGCTCCAAGGTGATCATTCTCGACGAGCCGACCGCAGCTCTCGGGGTCAAGGAAAGCCGCAAGGTGCTTGAGCTCATTCTTGACGTGAAATCACGGGGCATTCCGATCATCCTGATCAGCCACAACATGCCCCATGTGTTCGAGGTCGCAGACCGCATCCACGTGCACCGGCTGGGCAAACGGCTCTGCGTTATCGACCCCAAAGACTATACGATGTCGGATGCTGTGGCCTTCATGACGGGCGCCAAGGAACCGCCGGAAGCGCAGGCCGCATAA
- a CDS encoding ABC transporter permease, with amino-acid sequence MSTSDDYEKTVSTAASDVAAFDDPHKGFVGRFHHALHTTPALVPLIVLLASILVFGLALGSKFFSPFALTLILQQVQIVGIVAAAQSLVILTAGIDLSVGAIAVISSVVMGQFTFRYGLPVEVAVACGLMFGTAIGALNGWLVAAMKLPPFIVTLGMWQIVLAANFLYSRNETIRAQEIAEQAPVLQLLGAKFQIGGAVFTVGVIMMIAIVLILAFILKHTAWGRHVYAVGDDAEAAELSGVNVRMTLISVYAVAGFICAIAGWALIGRIGSVSPTSGQLLNIESITAVVIGGISLFGGRGSILGTFFGALIVGVFTLGLRLMGADAQWTYLLIGVLIIAAVAVDQWIRKVAA; translated from the coding sequence GTGTCCACATCGGACGACTACGAAAAAACCGTCTCAACCGCCGCCTCAGATGTCGCGGCCTTTGACGATCCGCACAAAGGCTTTGTGGGTCGTTTTCATCACGCGCTGCACACCACACCGGCACTCGTGCCGCTTATCGTGCTGCTGGCCTCGATCCTGGTTTTTGGCCTCGCACTCGGGTCAAAGTTTTTCTCACCCTTTGCGCTGACCCTCATTCTCCAGCAGGTACAGATCGTGGGCATCGTTGCCGCGGCACAGTCTCTGGTGATCCTGACTGCCGGCATCGACCTCAGCGTCGGTGCCATTGCAGTGATCTCTTCGGTGGTGATGGGGCAGTTTACATTCCGCTACGGACTGCCCGTCGAGGTCGCCGTCGCCTGTGGTCTGATGTTCGGTACCGCCATCGGTGCTCTGAACGGCTGGCTTGTCGCTGCCATGAAGCTGCCACCCTTTATCGTGACGCTCGGCATGTGGCAGATCGTGCTCGCCGCTAACTTCCTCTATTCACGGAACGAGACCATCCGCGCCCAGGAAATCGCCGAACAGGCGCCCGTCCTGCAACTGCTCGGGGCGAAGTTCCAGATCGGCGGTGCGGTCTTTACCGTGGGCGTCATCATGATGATCGCCATCGTCCTGATCCTTGCCTTTATTCTGAAACACACAGCATGGGGCCGGCACGTCTATGCGGTCGGCGACGATGCGGAGGCCGCTGAGCTCTCCGGCGTAAACGTCAGAATGACCCTTATATCCGTCTACGCGGTCGCCGGGTTTATCTGTGCCATCGCCGGCTGGGCGCTGATCGGACGGATCGGCTCAGTCTCACCCACCTCAGGACAGCTCCTGAACATCGAAAGCATCACCGCCGTGGTGATCGGAGGCATCTCGCTCTTTGGCGGGCGCGGATCAATCCTCGGCACCTTCTTCGGAGCCCTTATCGTGGGTGTCTTCACCCTCGGGCTGCGCCTGATGGGCGCGGATGCGCAATGGACATATCTGCTCATCGGCGTGCTGATTATTGCCGCTGTTGCGGTGGACCAGTGGATCAGAAAGGTGGCCGCATAA
- a CDS encoding sugar ABC transporter substrate-binding protein: MKKLIAGTALALIAQAGTAMADGHSVSACLITKTDTNPFFVKMREGATAKAEELGITLNSYAGKVDGDHETQVAAIETCIANGAKGILLTASDTSSIVPAVQQARDAGLLVIALDTPLEPIDSADMTFATDNFLAGELIGKWAAASLGDAAADARIGMLDLAVSQPSVGVLRDQGFMTGFGIDVKDPSRWGDEEDDRIVGHDVTAGNEEGGRKAMENLLAQDPTINVVYTINEPAAAGAYQALKSIGRENDVLIVSVDGGCPGVQNIKDGVIGATSQQYPLLMASKGIEAIAAWAKDGTKPEATEGKAFFDTGVALVTDQPADGVDSIDTDEGMNLCWG, translated from the coding sequence ATGAAAAAACTTATCGCAGGTACAGCACTTGCTCTGATCGCTCAGGCGGGAACGGCAATGGCCGATGGCCACAGCGTATCCGCATGCCTGATCACAAAAACCGACACCAACCCCTTCTTTGTGAAGATGCGTGAAGGTGCCACAGCCAAAGCCGAAGAACTCGGCATCACGCTGAACAGCTATGCGGGCAAGGTCGACGGGGACCACGAAACTCAGGTGGCCGCGATCGAAACCTGCATTGCCAACGGCGCCAAGGGCATTCTGCTGACCGCTTCTGACACCTCCTCGATCGTGCCGGCAGTTCAGCAGGCACGCGACGCAGGCCTGCTGGTGATCGCGCTCGACACGCCGCTTGAGCCCATCGATTCCGCCGATATGACCTTTGCTACGGACAACTTCCTCGCCGGTGAGCTGATCGGCAAATGGGCCGCAGCCTCGCTGGGCGATGCTGCCGCAGATGCCCGCATCGGCATGCTGGATCTGGCCGTAAGCCAGCCTTCTGTCGGTGTACTTCGCGACCAGGGCTTCATGACGGGCTTTGGCATCGACGTGAAAGACCCCAGCCGCTGGGGCGATGAGGAAGATGATCGGATCGTCGGCCATGACGTCACTGCCGGCAACGAAGAGGGTGGCCGCAAGGCGATGGAAAACCTGCTCGCGCAGGATCCGACCATCAACGTGGTGTACACCATCAACGAGCCTGCCGCAGCCGGCGCCTATCAGGCGCTGAAATCGATCGGACGCGAAAATGACGTGCTGATCGTCTCCGTGGACGGCGGCTGCCCGGGTGTGCAGAACATCAAAGACGGTGTAATCGGCGCCACCTCTCAGCAGTATCCGCTGCTGATGGCCTCCAAAGGCATCGAGGCGATCGCGGCCTGGGCCAAAGACGGCACGAAGCCCGAAGCCACAGAGGGCAAAGCCTTTTTTGACACCGGCGTGGCGCTGGTCACTGACCAGCCTGCTGACGGGGTCGACTCGATCGATACCGATGAAGGCATGAACCTCTGCTGGGGCTGA
- a CDS encoding ROK family transcriptional regulator: protein MDGGDIVRKLGGVNQSGVRNHNERLLMSMLQRSGGMAGSDMARQAGLSPQTVSVILRKLEKDGLLRRGDPVRGKVGKPSIPMQLDPNGIFAFGLKIGRRSADLLVLDFVGKVRAQLKKAYEYPVPEEIFAFLREGLVDLTTGMTATQRQRLCGIGIATPFDLWKWHKLAGNPARDDIGWKDVNFRSEISAFSDLPVYVGNDATAACRAENLFGRENGFSDYAYFFVGSFVGGGIVLNDTVFQGNQGNAGALGAIRSTGPLGESRQLVDVASVHLLEARLVEAGISPRVLWEEPQDWSSLARYVDPWLGETAQELAKAALSVCAVIDFEGVVIDGAFPEAVRDELVERVNRYLASQDTRGLIVPQVVSGSIGANARGIGAACGPVSSQLLLDKNAGLSVF from the coding sequence ATGGATGGCGGTGACATCGTCCGGAAACTCGGGGGCGTAAACCAGAGCGGGGTGCGCAACCATAACGAACGCCTGCTGATGTCTATGCTGCAGCGGTCAGGCGGCATGGCGGGCAGCGATATGGCCAGACAGGCCGGTCTCTCGCCGCAGACGGTATCCGTGATTCTGCGCAAGCTTGAAAAGGACGGGCTGCTCAGACGGGGCGACCCGGTGCGCGGAAAGGTGGGAAAACCGTCGATCCCGATGCAGCTCGATCCTAACGGTATTTTCGCCTTTGGCCTGAAAATCGGCCGGCGCAGTGCCGATCTGCTGGTACTGGATTTTGTCGGAAAGGTGCGCGCGCAGCTGAAAAAGGCCTATGAGTATCCGGTGCCTGAGGAAATATTTGCCTTTCTGCGTGAGGGTCTTGTTGATCTGACAACAGGAATGACCGCAACGCAGCGTCAGAGGTTGTGCGGCATCGGTATCGCTACGCCGTTTGATCTGTGGAAATGGCACAAACTCGCCGGCAATCCGGCGCGGGACGACATCGGCTGGAAAGACGTGAATTTCCGCAGTGAGATCTCGGCGTTTTCCGATCTGCCGGTTTATGTCGGAAACGACGCGACCGCAGCCTGCCGGGCAGAGAATCTTTTCGGACGTGAAAACGGATTTTCAGACTACGCGTATTTCTTTGTGGGGTCGTTTGTTGGCGGGGGCATCGTGCTGAATGACACTGTCTTCCAGGGCAATCAGGGCAACGCCGGTGCACTGGGCGCCATACGCAGCACCGGCCCGCTCGGAGAGAGCCGTCAGCTGGTCGATGTGGCCTCGGTTCATCTGCTGGAGGCGCGTCTGGTCGAGGCGGGGATCAGCCCGCGCGTTCTCTGGGAAGAGCCTCAGGACTGGAGCAGCCTTGCCCGCTATGTCGATCCCTGGCTGGGGGAGACTGCGCAGGAGCTGGCAAAGGCGGCCCTCTCGGTCTGTGCGGTCATCGATTTTGAAGGCGTGGTAATTGACGGCGCTTTTCCTGAAGCGGTGCGCGACGAACTCGTGGAACGCGTCAACCGCTATCTGGCAAGCCAGGACACAAGGGGTCTGATTGTCCCGCAGGTGGTCAGTGGCAGCATCGGCGCAAATGCACGCGGGATCGGTGCGGCCTGTGGCCCGGTGTCATCGCAGCTGCTTCTGGATAAAAACGCTGGTCTTTCGGTCTTCTGA
- a CDS encoding ImmA/IrrE family metallo-endopeptidase, whose translation MLLTNAHRSTGAILANNAKGTRRARFTVAHELGHFLMERHQLSGESGFTCSAQDMHEARKGKQHVKQKTQANQFAIELLAPAYLMTPFCSDDPDLRDAQRLRDFLDLSLKACVRRMLSLRDETLAVVWPFESRVRYSVRSKNFPFVALKKGDRVPQTSAAFRAITKAQPGFTQLAEADPHPWTGRSDLELCEQTRVASRGHAVTLLWAELPADDEDGGLKELGISGFR comes from the coding sequence ATGCTGCTGACCAACGCGCATCGTAGCACCGGCGCGATTCTTGCCAACAACGCAAAGGGAACCCGTCGAGCCCGATTTACCGTTGCGCATGAACTGGGGCACTTTCTGATGGAACGCCATCAGCTGTCTGGCGAAAGCGGGTTTACCTGCTCGGCGCAAGACATGCACGAGGCCCGCAAAGGAAAGCAGCATGTAAAGCAGAAAACCCAGGCCAATCAGTTTGCGATTGAGTTGCTGGCGCCAGCTTATTTGATGACACCGTTTTGTTCAGACGATCCGGATCTGCGGGATGCGCAGCGGTTGCGTGATTTTCTCGATCTCAGCCTCAAGGCCTGCGTCCGCCGCATGCTCTCCCTTCGAGACGAAACGCTTGCTGTAGTTTGGCCTTTTGAAAGTCGAGTCCGGTATTCTGTAAGAAGCAAGAATTTCCCTTTCGTAGCACTTAAAAAAGGCGACCGAGTTCCACAAACATCAGCGGCTTTCCGAGCGATCACAAAGGCGCAACCCGGATTTACGCAGCTTGCCGAGGCGGACCCCCACCCTTGGACGGGCAGGTCGGACCTTGAACTCTGCGAGCAAACGCGGGTCGCCTCCAGAGGCCATGCGGTCACGCTGCTTTGGGCCGAATTGCCGGCAGACGACGAAGACGGCGGTCTCAAAGAACTTGGCATATCAGGATTCCGGTGA
- a CDS encoding helix-turn-helix domain-containing protein, which yields MDIGERLFSLRQKTQESLQEVADKVGVSKAHVWELEKGRSKNPSFELVRKLAAHYGVGIDVLTGEAAEPRADELQIERIHRGLDKLTKRDREIVEQMIDAMKQKNPEGTQ from the coding sequence ATGGATATTGGAGAACGGCTCTTCAGCCTCAGACAAAAAACGCAGGAATCCCTTCAGGAAGTTGCCGACAAGGTGGGCGTCTCAAAAGCGCATGTCTGGGAGCTGGAAAAGGGACGCAGTAAAAACCCTTCATTCGAACTGGTGCGCAAGCTTGCCGCGCATTACGGCGTTGGTATCGACGTGCTCACAGGAGAGGCCGCTGAACCGAGAGCGGATGAATTGCAGATCGAGCGCATCCACCGCGGCTTGGATAAGTTGACCAAGAGGGATCGAGAGATTGTTGAGCAAATGATCGATGCAATGAAGCAAAAGAACCCGGAAGGCACGCAATAG
- a CDS encoding DNA modification methylase, with product MGNVPCLLLDHMPETEKRAYVLADNKLALNTGRDEDLLAAGPGALMSDDLDFELGLSGFSIPEIDGILDAVAPEEDDDPADDAMSGEAPMRVASGDIWQPGSHRLICGDALDAQVVDDLMAGKQARMVFTDPPYNVPVDGHVGNSGKTQHREFAMAVGEMSVSQFTGFLEAAPCNLADHSVDGSIHFICMGWRHMSEMLAAGQGAYSELKNLIVWAKDNSGMGTFYRSRHELILSCKKGAAPHINSFELGPHGRYRTSVWEYRGVNTMRAGRMEELALHPAVKPVQTIADAIRDVSGRGDILLDTFVGQVPR from the coding sequence ATGGGCAACGTTCCGTGTTTGCTCCTCGATCACATGCCAGAGACAGAGAAACGGGCCTATGTGCTGGCCGACAACAAGCTGGCGCTGAATACGGGCCGGGATGAGGACCTGTTGGCCGCAGGACCCGGGGCGCTGATGTCGGATGATCTGGACTTCGAGCTTGGCCTGTCCGGGTTCTCCATTCCTGAGATTGACGGGATTCTTGACGCCGTCGCGCCAGAGGAGGACGATGATCCAGCGGATGATGCGATGTCCGGTGAAGCTCCGATGCGCGTCGCATCCGGCGACATCTGGCAGCCTGGGTCGCATCGACTGATCTGCGGTGATGCTCTGGATGCCCAGGTTGTGGATGATCTCATGGCTGGTAAACAGGCGAGGATGGTGTTCACCGACCCGCCCTACAATGTTCCTGTTGATGGTCATGTCGGCAACTCTGGCAAAACCCAGCACCGTGAGTTCGCCATGGCCGTGGGCGAGATGTCCGTGTCTCAGTTCACGGGCTTTCTGGAAGCGGCACCGTGCAATCTTGCGGACCACAGCGTGGATGGCTCAATCCACTTCATCTGCATGGGCTGGCGTCATATGAGCGAGATGCTGGCGGCCGGGCAGGGCGCTTACAGCGAACTCAAAAACCTGATTGTCTGGGCCAAAGATAACAGCGGCATGGGGACCTTCTACCGTTCCCGACATGAATTGATCCTTTCCTGTAAGAAAGGCGCGGCACCACACATCAATTCTTTTGAGCTGGGTCCGCACGGGCGCTACCGGACCAGTGTCTGGGAATATCGCGGGGTGAACACAATGCGGGCAGGGCGCATGGAAGAACTGGCACTGCACCCCGCGGTCAAACCGGTACAGACGATTGCTGACGCCATCCGCGATGTCTCGGGGCGTGGTGACATCTTGCTGGATACTTTTGTGGGTCAGGTTCCACGCTGA
- a CDS encoding DUF5681 domain-containing protein produces MKDEKLVLPAAGPGASYEVGYAKPPAAKRFKPGQSGNPKGRPKGSRNKRPGLHEERMKDIILDDAYRDVTVREGHRSVSIPMAQAVMRSLAINAAQGQLRAQRLFSQLLAEVESSRNMLHAEYLDKAITCKIDGEKELRRRAELGITNQPEPVPHPDHVKIDFRSGEVNIVGPMTREEKEELKYWLAKLPKIREAIDELEGALMDETVPDEITGLEVSIAQGEELYDKINTALNVVDIPGAQSSRRVRMTERNG; encoded by the coding sequence ATGAAGGATGAGAAACTGGTATTGCCTGCCGCAGGCCCGGGAGCATCTTACGAGGTGGGGTACGCCAAACCGCCCGCAGCCAAGCGCTTCAAGCCGGGACAATCCGGTAACCCAAAGGGGCGCCCGAAAGGGTCAAGGAACAAACGTCCCGGCCTGCATGAAGAGCGCATGAAGGACATCATCCTCGACGATGCCTACCGTGATGTCACCGTGCGCGAGGGACATCGCAGCGTCTCCATCCCGATGGCCCAGGCTGTCATGCGGTCGCTGGCGATCAATGCTGCCCAAGGCCAACTCCGGGCGCAGCGGCTGTTCTCACAATTGCTGGCGGAGGTTGAAAGCTCCCGAAACATGCTGCATGCGGAGTATCTGGACAAGGCAATCACCTGCAAGATCGACGGGGAGAAGGAGCTGCGCCGCCGCGCCGAACTGGGAATCACGAACCAGCCAGAGCCAGTGCCCCACCCCGATCACGTCAAGATCGACTTCCGCAGTGGCGAGGTAAACATCGTTGGGCCGATGACGCGCGAGGAGAAAGAGGAACTGAAGTACTGGCTGGCAAAGCTGCCCAAAATACGCGAGGCGATTGATGAGCTGGAGGGGGCACTCATGGACGAAACAGTCCCTGACGAAATTACCGGACTCGAGGTAAGCATCGCGCAGGGCGAAGAGCTCTACGACAAGATCAACACGGCCCTGAATGTGGTCGATATACCCGGCGCACAAAGCTCCAGGCGCGTCCGAATGACAGAGCGAAACGGGTAA
- a CDS encoding alpha/beta hydrolase yields the protein MHSKLQLLFALLGVLIACARPPDLIGVNDPETAPSTVPKASEHRIFIATSRAPSNDEREFYSSQRSDVLGLAAVTVSVPADREPGTVERPRTLPPDATREFAVVDPERFVDGHDFVRSLNKALAARRPDNRDILLFVHGFNNTLSDSVLRVAQFVEDSGFEGVAILFSWASAARVSRYAYDLNSVLAARPSLEEASSFIVQSDATGFDVFAHSMGTMLVSEVMVQSDLRGNLNRTRKLRTVTFASPDIDIDVFKSQLSQIRQLPVSPYVLVSSDDRALQFSRRIAGGVDRVGAADLSELEGLGLTVIDLSEIDDSNSGSHSKFAGSPEAVQLIGRTLSEHGYSNNTQAGFGDFLTIVPDTVKVFRP from the coding sequence ATGCACTCTAAACTGCAGCTTCTTTTTGCCTTGCTGGGAGTATTGATAGCCTGCGCCAGACCACCCGATTTGATTGGAGTAAACGACCCCGAAACAGCGCCAAGTACGGTTCCCAAAGCATCTGAACACAGGATTTTTATTGCGACATCTCGGGCGCCGTCGAACGACGAGCGAGAATTCTATTCCTCGCAACGTTCCGATGTGCTTGGCTTGGCTGCTGTCACCGTTTCAGTACCGGCTGATCGTGAACCAGGTACTGTCGAGCGCCCGCGAACATTACCTCCTGATGCAACTCGTGAGTTTGCAGTTGTAGATCCAGAGAGGTTTGTTGACGGCCATGACTTTGTGCGTTCACTTAACAAGGCGCTGGCTGCCCGCCGGCCGGATAATCGAGACATATTACTGTTCGTGCATGGGTTCAACAACACTCTGAGCGACTCGGTTTTGCGTGTGGCGCAATTTGTGGAAGATTCCGGCTTCGAGGGTGTGGCAATTTTGTTTTCATGGGCGTCTGCCGCACGAGTAAGCCGTTATGCGTATGACTTGAATAGCGTACTAGCCGCGCGACCTAGCCTGGAGGAAGCATCTTCTTTCATCGTCCAGAGCGATGCGACCGGCTTTGATGTCTTTGCGCATTCCATGGGGACGATGCTGGTGAGCGAAGTGATGGTTCAGTCCGACCTGCGCGGCAATCTGAACAGAACACGTAAACTGAGAACCGTAACTTTCGCATCGCCAGACATTGATATTGATGTATTCAAATCACAGCTCAGTCAGATACGACAGCTTCCTGTCTCTCCCTACGTTCTGGTGTCTTCAGATGATCGAGCACTTCAGTTTTCGCGTCGTATTGCGGGCGGGGTAGATCGTGTCGGTGCGGCGGATTTGTCGGAATTGGAGGGTTTAGGCCTCACAGTGATAGATCTCAGCGAAATTGACGATTCAAATTCGGGATCCCATTCGAAGTTTGCGGGATCTCCTGAAGCTGTGCAATTGATTGGCCGCACGTTGAGCGAGCACGGATATTCGAACAATACACAAGCTGGTTTCGGTGATTTCCTCACGATTGTCCCAGACACCGTAAAAGTTTTCCGACCATGA